A genomic segment from Vanacampus margaritifer isolate UIUO_Vmar chromosome 3, RoL_Vmar_1.0, whole genome shotgun sequence encodes:
- the LOC144049335 gene encoding dynamin-1-like protein isoform X1 — translation METLIPTINRLQEVFLTVGTEIIHLPQIVVVGSQSSGKSSVLESLVGRDFLPRGSGIVTRRPLVLQLVNVAPLEERLKTENGNGVKQTAQNSYPGVKAEEWGTFLHCKNQVFTDFGEIRREIEAETERSSGNNKGITAEPIHLKIFSPKVLNLTLVDLPGITKVPVGDQPEDIESQVQEMILSFISNPNSLILSVSAANSDLATSDALKLAREVDPDGRRTLLVVSKLDLMDAGTDALEVLLGRVIPVRLGIIGVVNRSQHDINTQKSLADCMKDEQAFLQRHYPSLASRAGSRYLAKTLSRLLMHHIRDCLPDLKTRVTVLSAQYQSRLNSYGQSVEDHSATLLQIVTKFASDYCNTIEGTARYIQTSELCGGARICYIFHETFGRTLQSIDPLGGLTELNILTAIRNATGPRPALFVPEVSFELLVKRQIKRLEEPSLRCVELVHEELQRIIQHCSSFSTQELLRFPKLHDSIVEVVTGLLRKRLPIANEMVHNLVAIELAYINTKHPDFMDAAQVSASVNSQQGDTLDGSKRWKNDKVAEEKMPAAGFGSPSKGQPINLLDIAVPVSRKLTSKEQKDCEVIQRLIKSYFLIVRKTIQDSVPKTVMHFLVNFVKEHLQSELVGQLYKQTLLKDLLIESQDTAQQRTEVAQMLQALKKANNIICEIRETHLW, via the exons ATGGAGACTTTGATTCCCACCATTAACCGTTTACAAGAGGTTTTCCTCACAGTGGGCACAGAGATCATTCATCTGCCTCAAATCGTCGTGGTCGGATCTCAG AGTAGCGGGAAGAGCTCGGTGCTGGAGAGCCTAGTTGGGCGTGATTTCTTGCCCCGAGGCTCAGGGATCGTCACCAGGCGACCGCTGGTGCTGCAGCTTGTCAACGTTGCGCCTCTGGAGGAGCGGCTAAAGACTGAAAACG gaaATGGAGTTAAGCAAACTGCACAAAACAGCTACCCAG GTGTCAAAGCTGAAGAATGGGGCACCTTCCTGCACTGCAAGAATCAG gttttCACAGATTTTGGGGAAATTCGCCGTGAAATCGAGGCGGAGACTGAACGTTCTTCAGGCAACAACAAG GGAATCACTGCCGAGCCCATACATTTGAAGATTTTCTCCCCCAAAGTCCTCAATCTGACCCTTGTCGACTTACCTGGAATCACTAAA GTCCCTGTTGGGGATCAGCCCGAGGACATCGAGTCCCAAGTGCAGGAGATGATCTTGTCCTTCATCTCCAATCCCAACTCCCTCATCCTCTCCGTGTCCGCCGCCAACTCTGACTTGGCCACCTCGGACGCTCTGAAATTGGCTCGCGAGGTCGATCCAGATG GTCGACGAACTCTGCTCGTGGTCAGCAAGCTGGATTTGATGGACGCGGGGACAGACGCTCTGGAGGTACTTCTCGGTCGAGTCATCCCTGTCAGGCTGGGTATCATCGGTGTAGTTAACAG GAGCCAGCATGACATCAACACTCAGAAGAGCCTGGCGGACTGCATGAAGGACGAGCAGGCTTTCTTGCAGCGCCACTACCCGTCGCTGGCCTCCCGCGCCGGCTCCCGCTACCTGGCCAAAACGCTCAGCAGGCTGCTCATGCACCACATCCGAGACTGCCTGCCGGACCTGAAGACCCGCGTGACGGTGCTCAGCGCCCAGTACCAGTCGCGCCTCAACAGCTACGGCCAGTCGGTGGAGGACCACAGCGCCACTCTGCTGCAGATTGTCACCAAGTTCGCCAGCGATTATTGCAACACCATCGAGGGAACGGCGCGCTACATTCAAACCTCGGAGCT CTGTGGCGGAGCTCGCATCTGTTACATCTTCCACGAAACCTTCGGCCGCACTCTGCAGTCCATCGACCCTCTCGGAGGACTGACAGAACTCAACATCCTCACCGCCATCCGCAACGCTACC GGTCCACGTCCTGCACTTTTTGTCCCAGAGGTGTCTTTTGAGTTGCTGGTGAAGCGTCAAATCAAGCGTCTGGAAGAGCCCAGTCTCCGCTGCGTGGAGCTGGTCCACGAAGAGCTGCAGAGGATCATCCAGCACTGCTCGTCTTTTAGCACGCAG GAGCTTCTGAGGTTCCCCAAACTTCATGATTCCATTGTGGAAGTAGTGACTGGATTACTGAGGAAGCGCCTGCCAATTGCCAATGAAATG GTGCATAATTTAGTAGCAATCGAGCTCGCCTACATCAACACGAAGCATCCGGACTTCATGGATGCGGCGCAGGTCTCGGCATCCGTCAACAGTCAGCAG GGAGACACCCTGGATGGCTCCAAACGCTGGAAGAATGACAAGGTCGCGGAGGAGAAAATGCCAGCTGCAGGCTTTGGCAGCCCCAGCAAAGGGCAGCCCATTAACCTTCTTGACATA GCAGTGCCCGTGTCTCGCAAGCTGACATCGAAGGAGCAGAAGGACTGTGAGGTCATCCAGCGGCTCATCAAGTCTTACTTCCTCATCGTCCGCAAGACCATCCAGGACAG cGTGCCCAAGACCGTCATGCACTTCCTGGTCAACTTCGTCAAGGAGCATCTGCAGAGCGAGCTGGTGGGTCAGCTGTATAAGCAGACGCTACTCAAAGACCTGCTCATTGAGTCTCAGGACACGGCGCAGCAGAGGACGGAGGTGGCTCAAATGCTGCAG GCACTTAAGAAGGCTAATAACATCATTTGTGAGATCAGGGAGACACACCTGTGGTAG
- the LOC144049335 gene encoding dynamin-1-like protein isoform X2 encodes METLIPTINRLQEVFLTVGTEIIHLPQIVVVGSQSSGKSSVLESLVGRDFLPRGSGIVTRRPLVLQLVNVAPLEERLKTENGVKAEEWGTFLHCKNQVFTDFGEIRREIEAETERSSGNNKGITAEPIHLKIFSPKVLNLTLVDLPGITKVPVGDQPEDIESQVQEMILSFISNPNSLILSVSAANSDLATSDALKLAREVDPDGRRTLLVVSKLDLMDAGTDALEVLLGRVIPVRLGIIGVVNRSQHDINTQKSLADCMKDEQAFLQRHYPSLASRAGSRYLAKTLSRLLMHHIRDCLPDLKTRVTVLSAQYQSRLNSYGQSVEDHSATLLQIVTKFASDYCNTIEGTARYIQTSELCGGARICYIFHETFGRTLQSIDPLGGLTELNILTAIRNATGPRPALFVPEVSFELLVKRQIKRLEEPSLRCVELVHEELQRIIQHCSSFSTQELLRFPKLHDSIVEVVTGLLRKRLPIANEMVHNLVAIELAYINTKHPDFMDAAQVSASVNSQQGDTLDGSKRWKNDKVAEEKMPAAGFGSPSKGQPINLLDIAVPVSRKLTSKEQKDCEVIQRLIKSYFLIVRKTIQDSVPKTVMHFLVNFVKEHLQSELVGQLYKQTLLKDLLIESQDTAQQRTEVAQMLQALKKANNIICEIRETHLW; translated from the exons ATGGAGACTTTGATTCCCACCATTAACCGTTTACAAGAGGTTTTCCTCACAGTGGGCACAGAGATCATTCATCTGCCTCAAATCGTCGTGGTCGGATCTCAG AGTAGCGGGAAGAGCTCGGTGCTGGAGAGCCTAGTTGGGCGTGATTTCTTGCCCCGAGGCTCAGGGATCGTCACCAGGCGACCGCTGGTGCTGCAGCTTGTCAACGTTGCGCCTCTGGAGGAGCGGCTAAAGACTGAAAACG GTGTCAAAGCTGAAGAATGGGGCACCTTCCTGCACTGCAAGAATCAG gttttCACAGATTTTGGGGAAATTCGCCGTGAAATCGAGGCGGAGACTGAACGTTCTTCAGGCAACAACAAG GGAATCACTGCCGAGCCCATACATTTGAAGATTTTCTCCCCCAAAGTCCTCAATCTGACCCTTGTCGACTTACCTGGAATCACTAAA GTCCCTGTTGGGGATCAGCCCGAGGACATCGAGTCCCAAGTGCAGGAGATGATCTTGTCCTTCATCTCCAATCCCAACTCCCTCATCCTCTCCGTGTCCGCCGCCAACTCTGACTTGGCCACCTCGGACGCTCTGAAATTGGCTCGCGAGGTCGATCCAGATG GTCGACGAACTCTGCTCGTGGTCAGCAAGCTGGATTTGATGGACGCGGGGACAGACGCTCTGGAGGTACTTCTCGGTCGAGTCATCCCTGTCAGGCTGGGTATCATCGGTGTAGTTAACAG GAGCCAGCATGACATCAACACTCAGAAGAGCCTGGCGGACTGCATGAAGGACGAGCAGGCTTTCTTGCAGCGCCACTACCCGTCGCTGGCCTCCCGCGCCGGCTCCCGCTACCTGGCCAAAACGCTCAGCAGGCTGCTCATGCACCACATCCGAGACTGCCTGCCGGACCTGAAGACCCGCGTGACGGTGCTCAGCGCCCAGTACCAGTCGCGCCTCAACAGCTACGGCCAGTCGGTGGAGGACCACAGCGCCACTCTGCTGCAGATTGTCACCAAGTTCGCCAGCGATTATTGCAACACCATCGAGGGAACGGCGCGCTACATTCAAACCTCGGAGCT CTGTGGCGGAGCTCGCATCTGTTACATCTTCCACGAAACCTTCGGCCGCACTCTGCAGTCCATCGACCCTCTCGGAGGACTGACAGAACTCAACATCCTCACCGCCATCCGCAACGCTACC GGTCCACGTCCTGCACTTTTTGTCCCAGAGGTGTCTTTTGAGTTGCTGGTGAAGCGTCAAATCAAGCGTCTGGAAGAGCCCAGTCTCCGCTGCGTGGAGCTGGTCCACGAAGAGCTGCAGAGGATCATCCAGCACTGCTCGTCTTTTAGCACGCAG GAGCTTCTGAGGTTCCCCAAACTTCATGATTCCATTGTGGAAGTAGTGACTGGATTACTGAGGAAGCGCCTGCCAATTGCCAATGAAATG GTGCATAATTTAGTAGCAATCGAGCTCGCCTACATCAACACGAAGCATCCGGACTTCATGGATGCGGCGCAGGTCTCGGCATCCGTCAACAGTCAGCAG GGAGACACCCTGGATGGCTCCAAACGCTGGAAGAATGACAAGGTCGCGGAGGAGAAAATGCCAGCTGCAGGCTTTGGCAGCCCCAGCAAAGGGCAGCCCATTAACCTTCTTGACATA GCAGTGCCCGTGTCTCGCAAGCTGACATCGAAGGAGCAGAAGGACTGTGAGGTCATCCAGCGGCTCATCAAGTCTTACTTCCTCATCGTCCGCAAGACCATCCAGGACAG cGTGCCCAAGACCGTCATGCACTTCCTGGTCAACTTCGTCAAGGAGCATCTGCAGAGCGAGCTGGTGGGTCAGCTGTATAAGCAGACGCTACTCAAAGACCTGCTCATTGAGTCTCAGGACACGGCGCAGCAGAGGACGGAGGTGGCTCAAATGCTGCAG GCACTTAAGAAGGCTAATAACATCATTTGTGAGATCAGGGAGACACACCTGTGGTAG
- the ubl4a gene encoding ubiquitin-like protein 4A — MILTVKPLQGKECSVHVTEDEKVSTVKELVSERLNIPANQQRLLYKGKALADEHKLSDYSIGPEAKLNLVIRPVGERTAASGTATCSSNGSTTQGGVWQTVSTILAKHFSPSDAAKVHEQLIKDYERSLRQLSLDDIERLAGRLLHPEADDMDTTAYMD, encoded by the exons ATGATTCTTACTGTGAAGCCGCTACAGGGAAAAGAATGCAGCGTCCAC GTGACCGAAGACGAAAAGGTTTCCACGGTGAAAGAGCTCGTATCTGAGCGTCTCAACATCCCAGCCAATCAGCAGCGGTTGCTTTATAAAGGCAAAGCGCTCGCAG ATGAACACAAGCTAAGTGACTACTCCATTGGGCCAGAAGCAAAACTAAATCTGGTCATCCGTCCAGTGGGGGAGCGGACCGCAGCTTCAGGGACGGCCACCTGCAGCAGCAACGGCAGCACAACACAAGGAGGGGTGTGGCAGACTGTGTCCACTATCCTTGCAAAACACTTCAGTCCGTCAGATGCTGCAAAAGTCCACGAACAGCTGATTAAG GATTATGAACGTTCACTACGACAGCTTAGTCTGGACGACATCGAGCGCTTGGCCGGCAGGCTGCTTCACCCGGAAGCGGACGACATGGACACGACGGCGTACATGGACTGA